A genome region from Maridesulfovibrio salexigens DSM 2638 includes the following:
- a CDS encoding helix-turn-helix domain-containing protein: MAILINLDVMLAKRKVSSKELAEAVGITPQNLSVLKTGKAKAIRFSTLDAICKFLECQPGDILEFRDEQGSVNI, translated from the coding sequence ATGGCGATACTTATTAACCTTGATGTGATGTTGGCTAAAAGAAAAGTTTCATCCAAAGAATTGGCTGAGGCCGTTGGAATTACCCCGCAGAATTTATCTGTGCTCAAGACCGGAAAGGCCAAGGCCATCAGGTTCAGTACACTTGATGCCATCTGCAAGTTTCTGGAGTGTCAGCCCGGAGATATTCTTGAGTTCCGGGATGAACAAGGAAGTGTAAATATTTAA
- a CDS encoding DUF2975 domain-containing protein, which translates to MDKIKKMSIFLKYAFLLVLIAIPVFEFAGWFLFKGDPDAYFIPEFLLTLDSDYLAPLTEGQKILGALASAPYMVLGMFCFWQLVKLFGLYSQGQIFTAENSACYRKAAWALLIGEIVYPFTQTAVTYVATMNNAVGDRLISIGFDDSNLGNIVVACVILAISWVMDEGRKLQDEAELTI; encoded by the coding sequence ATGGATAAGATTAAGAAGATGAGCATTTTTCTGAAATATGCATTTTTGCTGGTGTTGATTGCAATTCCGGTTTTTGAGTTCGCCGGTTGGTTTTTGTTTAAAGGTGATCCGGATGCGTATTTCATCCCTGAATTTTTGCTGACCTTGGATTCAGATTATTTGGCTCCCCTTACGGAGGGGCAAAAAATACTGGGAGCTCTGGCTTCTGCTCCTTATATGGTGCTGGGTATGTTCTGTTTTTGGCAGTTGGTTAAGCTGTTCGGGCTGTATTCACAGGGACAGATTTTTACTGCCGAGAATTCAGCATGCTACAGGAAGGCTGCATGGGCACTGCTTATTGGTGAGATCGTTTATCCTTTTACCCAGACTGCGGTTACGTACGTAGCAACCATGAATAATGCAGTGGGGGATCGGCTTATTTCTATCGGATTTGACGATTCAAATCTTGGAAATATCGTTGTTGCTTGTGTGATTCTCGCTATCTCTTGGGTCATGGATGAAGGACGTAAGCTTCAGGACGAAGCTGAGCTCACAATTTAA
- a CDS encoding RluA family pseudouridine synthase, with protein MAAEFVQVTKAEAGQKLVRFLERRVDGAVPRSAIMRWIRKGNVRVDKGRCKPFDLVKEGQTVRIPPYKAEETAQHKKLPELPIIYEDDNYLAVCKPAGLPTQGGTGHDDSVADRLLSMFADAHYKPAPAHRLDRDTSGVILAGKSHQGQKDLSDFFAEHGEGGKFYLAEVEGRWPEEDWVELHDKMEKSGSKGREKVVVGSGKDASSSVCPVTIGEKSSLLIVKLHTGRTHQIRVQLSSRGFPIAGDVKYGGQNGKMKLHCLRIDTPWFSVGCLPDWEKLPDISDHYFDKHA; from the coding sequence ATGGCTGCTGAATTTGTACAGGTAACTAAAGCCGAAGCAGGGCAAAAACTGGTTCGTTTTCTGGAACGGCGTGTGGATGGAGCCGTCCCGCGCTCTGCCATTATGCGTTGGATTCGTAAAGGTAATGTCCGTGTGGATAAAGGGCGCTGTAAGCCTTTTGATCTGGTCAAAGAAGGGCAGACCGTGCGTATCCCTCCGTATAAGGCAGAGGAAACAGCACAGCATAAAAAACTTCCCGAACTCCCCATAATTTACGAAGATGATAATTATCTGGCTGTGTGTAAACCGGCAGGGCTTCCTACACAGGGCGGTACCGGGCATGATGATTCCGTCGCTGACCGCCTGCTGTCTATGTTTGCGGATGCTCACTACAAACCTGCTCCAGCTCACCGTTTGGACCGGGATACCTCCGGTGTGATCCTGGCTGGGAAATCTCATCAAGGTCAGAAGGATTTATCCGATTTCTTTGCTGAACATGGCGAAGGGGGTAAATTCTACCTTGCAGAGGTTGAGGGTAGGTGGCCCGAAGAAGACTGGGTGGAGTTGCACGATAAGATGGAGAAGAGCGGTTCCAAGGGCCGTGAAAAGGTCGTTGTCGGCTCCGGCAAGGATGCTTCGAGTTCTGTCTGTCCTGTAACAATCGGGGAAAAGTCTTCGCTGCTTATTGTTAAGCTGCATACTGGCCGTACTCATCAGATCAGGGTTCAGCTTTCATCTCGCGGTTTTCCTATTGCGGGTGATGTAAAATACGGCGGTCAAAATGGGAAAATGAAACTTCATTGTCTGCGGATCGATACCCCGTGGTTCTCGGTAGGTTGTCTGCCGGATTGGGAAAAACTGCCTGACATTTCTGATCATTATTTCGACAAACACGCTTAG
- a CDS encoding TRAP transporter large permease: MEPITVGIVGVLCLLLVILVLRVPVGFAMGIIGFIGFAKVLNLKAAYGMLGTEIWNVFSSYGLTVIPLFILMGQICFYSGVNERLYKSAYAWMGHIRGGIAMATVMACAGFAAICGSNTATAATMSTVALPEMKKFKYNPILSTGSVAAGATLGVVIPPSVVLIIIGLQTGESISRLFMGGVIPGVLLCALFLLTVYMMCVAHPDWGPAGKEVSFKEKLASLPGSIEMIILFVLVMGGLFAGWFTPTEAGAAGSAFALLISIVSREMTFKRFAAAVSDTLKVSCMIMVVMLGAVIFGRFLAVTRIPFEAANFVAALPIPPTVIILLICVIYIIGGMVMDALALLLITIPIFFPIVSAMGYDPVWFGVLITIVTTLGAITPPVGVTTFIVASMAEDVSIDRVFLGVSYFMIAYVILVALMLAVPATVTFLPSLL; the protein is encoded by the coding sequence ATGGAACCGATTACTGTTGGAATTGTGGGCGTTCTCTGCCTGCTGCTGGTTATTCTTGTTTTGCGTGTCCCTGTGGGCTTTGCCATGGGCATTATCGGGTTTATCGGCTTTGCCAAGGTCTTGAATCTCAAGGCTGCTTACGGGATGCTGGGTACTGAAATCTGGAATGTTTTTTCGTCCTATGGCTTAACAGTTATTCCACTGTTCATCCTTATGGGACAGATTTGTTTTTATTCCGGGGTAAACGAGCGTCTTTATAAGTCTGCATATGCATGGATGGGCCATATTCGTGGCGGTATCGCCATGGCTACGGTCATGGCCTGTGCCGGATTTGCCGCTATCTGCGGTTCCAACACCGCCACTGCCGCGACCATGTCCACCGTGGCTTTGCCGGAAATGAAGAAATTCAAGTACAATCCCATTCTTTCCACCGGCTCAGTTGCAGCCGGGGCGACCCTCGGGGTTGTCATCCCGCCCAGTGTGGTACTGATCATCATCGGCCTACAGACAGGGGAGTCCATCAGCAGGCTCTTCATGGGTGGGGTTATTCCCGGCGTTCTGCTTTGTGCGCTCTTTCTGCTTACTGTTTACATGATGTGCGTGGCGCATCCTGATTGGGGCCCGGCTGGTAAAGAGGTTTCCTTCAAGGAAAAGCTTGCTTCCCTTCCCGGTTCCATAGAAATGATCATTCTTTTTGTGCTGGTTATGGGCGGGCTTTTCGCAGGCTGGTTTACTCCCACAGAGGCCGGAGCAGCAGGTTCCGCTTTCGCATTGCTGATCAGCATTGTCTCACGGGAGATGACTTTTAAGCGCTTTGCTGCTGCTGTCAGTGATACTCTCAAGGTATCCTGCATGATCATGGTGGTAATGCTTGGCGCGGTAATCTTCGGGCGTTTTCTGGCTGTTACCCGTATTCCGTTTGAAGCAGCGAACTTTGTTGCCGCACTGCCTATCCCCCCTACTGTGATCATTCTGCTCATCTGCGTGATCTACATTATCGGCGGTATGGTCATGGATGCTTTGGCTCTGCTTCTGATCACCATTCCCATCTTTTTCCCCATTGTCAGTGCTATGGGGTATGATCCGGTCTGGTTCGGCGTCCTTATTACCATTGTTACAACTCTTGGCGCGATCACTCCTCCGGTAGGTGTTACGACGTTTATTGTAGCTTCTATGGCGGAGGATGTGTCGATTGACCGGGTTTTTCTGGGTGTCAGCTATTTCATGATCGCTTACGTTATTCTCGTGGCTTTGATGCTCGCGGTCCCGGCAACGGTTACATTTTTACCCAGTCTGCTTTAA
- a CDS encoding TRAP transporter small permease — protein sequence MIDYLEKAAIWICRALAVIAGSALTLMILLACANMVSRAVWIPVKGTFELMGFLGAVTAGFSLGFSQLYRSHIAVGLLFRHFPAHVQVVLDALSSAVSCVFFVFCANETYKWGMFLYDLEEVSETLGIHFYPFVFAVAFGCLAMSFVIMLDILRILRGKEPLKPA from the coding sequence ATGATTGATTATCTCGAAAAAGCAGCCATTTGGATTTGTCGCGCCTTGGCAGTGATTGCCGGGTCGGCATTGACCCTGATGATTTTACTGGCCTGTGCGAATATGGTTTCTCGGGCGGTTTGGATTCCGGTTAAAGGAACCTTTGAGCTGATGGGCTTTCTAGGTGCGGTTACCGCTGGATTTTCACTTGGTTTTTCGCAGTTGTACCGCAGCCATATTGCTGTGGGGCTTTTGTTCAGGCATTTTCCCGCTCATGTACAGGTTGTGCTGGACGCATTGTCCAGTGCTGTTTCCTGTGTGTTTTTTGTTTTTTGTGCCAATGAAACCTATAAATGGGGCATGTTTCTCTATGATCTCGAGGAAGTCTCAGAAACTTTAGGTATTCATTTTTATCCCTTTGTTTTTGCCGTGGCCTTTGGCTGTCTGGCAATGTCTTTTGTTATCATGCTTGATATCCTTCGTATTCTGCGCGGCAAAGAACCGCTTAAACCCGCTTAG
- a CDS encoding TRAP transporter substrate-binding protein, which yields MRTGKTAGLLAVFMLCAALFSASVVSAADISLSYANFPPAKTFPCVQMERWKQEVEKRTAGKVQVQTYPGSTLLGAKNTLRGVMQGQADIGCVSLAYHPGVFPLSSVFELPLGFTSSTSASLALWDLYTKYQPKEFKRFKVLTMFASAPSNIMTKVPVRNLDDLKGLEVRASGILSKILESLGATPVSMPMSATPEALQKGVVKGLFSSFEVLKDLNFAEICRYETETNTAVYPFAIIMNMNSWNSLPDDVKKVLNDLGREQAEWTGKYMDEHVKRSLAWAKDKYSIEMIKMSDADMQAIKDKTLPLIEDWKEKAAAKGVDGAAVLSDVEELRIKYEGK from the coding sequence ATGAGAACCGGAAAAACTGCCGGGTTGCTTGCAGTATTTATGTTGTGTGCGGCACTTTTTAGTGCTTCTGTTGTTTCTGCGGCTGATATCAGCCTTAGTTATGCCAACTTTCCGCCAGCCAAAACTTTTCCCTGTGTCCAGATGGAGCGCTGGAAACAGGAAGTGGAAAAAAGAACAGCAGGAAAAGTACAAGTTCAGACTTATCCCGGTTCAACTCTTCTTGGTGCCAAGAACACCCTGCGCGGGGTAATGCAGGGGCAGGCGGATATCGGCTGTGTAAGCCTTGCTTACCATCCGGGCGTATTTCCTCTTAGTTCCGTATTTGAGCTGCCCCTTGGATTCACTTCTTCCACCTCTGCCAGCCTTGCTCTCTGGGATCTTTACACTAAATATCAGCCCAAAGAATTTAAACGGTTCAAGGTGCTGACCATGTTTGCTTCCGCGCCTTCCAATATCATGACCAAGGTTCCCGTACGTAACCTCGATGATCTTAAGGGGCTTGAAGTTCGCGCTTCCGGCATTCTGTCCAAGATTCTGGAATCTCTTGGCGCTACACCGGTTTCCATGCCGATGTCCGCTACTCCTGAAGCTTTGCAGAAAGGTGTGGTTAAAGGCTTGTTCTCCTCTTTTGAGGTCCTTAAAGACTTGAATTTTGCTGAGATTTGCCGTTATGAGACCGAAACCAACACTGCAGTTTATCCTTTTGCTATCATCATGAATATGAATTCTTGGAATTCTCTGCCTGATGATGTCAAAAAAGTGCTGAATGACCTTGGTCGTGAACAGGCTGAATGGACCGGAAAATACATGGATGAACATGTAAAACGTTCCCTTGCCTGGGCCAAAGACAAGTACTCCATCGAGATGATCAAAATGTCTGACGCAGACATGCAGGCTATCAAGGATAAGACTCTGCCGCTCATCGAGGACTGGAAGGAGAAAGCAGCAGCCAAAGGTGTTGACGGCGCAGCAGTTCTTTCCGATGTGGAAGAGCTTCGCATTAAGTATGAAGGCAAGTAG
- a CDS encoding FG-GAP-like repeat-containing protein, with protein MSFRRLIIFFIVAVTMLAATASFAAEARTYAVYPFEINGPDQYKYLSRGVQTMLTSRLNWTGHFEPMAGSSNLKEADKPKNKVEEVKSVQTLGVDYVALGSVVIVGKQASVDVRMINGEGHSWTKSAETTISELIPAIDGIAQDIKGQLFQKPGSQKKSEEEIKREEARPDSPVNPEFVTAAGAGKVLESTINPQFRYQGGTETPGRWRSQTMKFVNRGGFVEDVTGDGKKDLVVLGENEIKVMAIVGQHLKEVVSYSYGQRSSGLRISGIDLDRDGVYEVVLCTEIDRKPYSYILSFKGKTPKVLLDRNRNFLSVIKTPPNFTETLVGQRFDPHRTFYSKDLVEYSFSNGALVPIRKLNVPEFSNVFNLTYLPVSEGEYKILVLNKHGRINLYDKNLEPIYESTNSYNSAAVAIDTVSKSRGFNEEKKSERMEHNYFIPMPVSVVSISDPRKKEVLLNKDLSLAGQIFSNYKTFAQGEIHAEFWDGVGLNLAWKTRRIKGTVSSYGVADIDNDGEDELYCILNTFPGALGVKHRKTLVMAYELNMGQ; from the coding sequence ATGTCGTTTAGACGTTTGATAATTTTTTTCATTGTTGCCGTTACCATGCTGGCTGCAACTGCTTCTTTTGCAGCTGAAGCCCGCACTTATGCGGTATACCCATTTGAGATCAACGGACCTGACCAGTATAAGTATCTGAGCCGCGGCGTTCAGACGATGTTGACTTCCCGTTTGAACTGGACTGGACATTTTGAGCCTATGGCCGGGTCTTCCAATTTGAAAGAGGCTGACAAACCGAAGAATAAGGTTGAAGAAGTAAAGAGTGTTCAAACTCTCGGTGTTGATTATGTAGCTCTCGGGTCCGTGGTTATAGTCGGAAAACAGGCTTCTGTTGACGTACGCATGATTAATGGTGAGGGACATTCCTGGACCAAAAGTGCCGAGACTACTATTTCTGAACTTATCCCCGCAATTGACGGTATCGCACAGGATATCAAGGGACAGCTTTTTCAGAAACCGGGCAGTCAAAAGAAGAGCGAAGAAGAGATTAAACGCGAGGAAGCTCGTCCTGACAGCCCTGTAAACCCCGAGTTTGTTACTGCCGCTGGTGCGGGTAAAGTTCTTGAAAGTACAATCAACCCTCAGTTCAGATATCAGGGTGGGACAGAAACACCGGGCCGCTGGCGCAGTCAGACTATGAAATTCGTCAACCGTGGCGGTTTTGTAGAAGATGTAACCGGCGATGGTAAAAAAGATCTGGTTGTTCTGGGTGAAAATGAAATTAAGGTCATGGCTATTGTCGGCCAGCACCTTAAAGAAGTTGTTTCCTATTCTTACGGACAGCGTTCTTCCGGTCTGCGGATTAGCGGTATCGATCTGGACAGGGACGGTGTTTACGAAGTTGTACTGTGTACTGAGATAGACAGGAAACCCTACTCCTATATTCTTTCCTTCAAAGGTAAGACCCCGAAAGTCCTGCTTGACCGTAACAGAAACTTTCTTTCTGTGATCAAAACTCCGCCGAACTTTACTGAAACTCTCGTGGGACAGCGTTTTGATCCGCACAGAACATTTTACTCCAAAGACCTTGTAGAGTATTCATTTTCCAATGGTGCACTGGTTCCGATTCGTAAGCTGAATGTTCCTGAGTTCAGTAACGTTTTTAACCTTACCTATCTTCCGGTTAGTGAAGGAGAATACAAGATTCTTGTTCTGAACAAACATGGACGCATTAACCTTTACGACAAGAATCTTGAGCCTATTTACGAAAGTACCAACAGTTACAACTCTGCTGCTGTTGCGATCGATACTGTTTCGAAATCCAGAGGATTTAACGAAGAGAAGAAAAGCGAACGCATGGAGCATAACTACTTTATTCCCATGCCCGTTTCTGTTGTTTCCATCTCTGACCCCCGCAAAAAGGAAGTTCTGTTGAACAAAGACCTTTCCCTTGCCGGGCAGATCTTCTCAAACTACAAAACCTTTGCTCAGGGTGAAATTCATGCTGAATTCTGGGACGGCGTAGGTCTTAACCTTGCGTGGAAAACCCGCAGGATCAAAGGAACAGTAAGCAGCTATGGTGTCGCCGACATTGATAATGACGGTGAAGATGAACTGTATTGCATATTGAACACATTCCCCGGAGCTTTGGGTGTTAAGCACCGCAAGACTCTGGTCATGGCCTACGAACTTAATATGGGCCAATAA
- a CDS encoding RsmB/NOP family class I SAM-dependent RNA methyltransferase yields the protein MNTDLRTFRLVCSPKDVAAVEELLRAQGFEFRPEPFYSMARILEKEPFPLGESVAARFGRIYIQDRSSMLPPLMLAPKEGDVVLDMCAAPGSKTGLLARLVGRDGFVLASEPSSDRLALLRQNLRKVQAVNTATVHYESQKLPLPPSSWKTIQLDPPCSGWGTLNKNPKAMEVWKGEKTVPLVNLQRKLLTKAYELLAPGGRLVYSTCTTNVQENEEQTRFATEELGFELFDLPRPEGFTIADPLLPNMDGVLRVDGSGGGQGFYLCGLRKPGDEEKYTPDTCNPPGKKINLKKTEIPGSVDLSALPEGDIYEFKGKAMFLNKHALEILPKELRWQGFHIGKFNRDKFKPDPFARCLLPEKPDSSALVIENPQDIANLLAGQSLPAPAKGKGPVGLYYKDMLLGFTGKKGPRFIWTDK from the coding sequence ATGAATACAGATTTAAGAACTTTCAGACTGGTCTGCTCACCCAAGGATGTGGCAGCAGTGGAAGAATTGCTCCGTGCACAGGGCTTTGAATTCAGGCCGGAACCGTTCTATTCCATGGCCCGTATTCTGGAAAAAGAACCTTTTCCGCTGGGTGAATCCGTAGCAGCAAGATTCGGTCGAATATACATTCAGGACCGTTCCTCAATGCTGCCTCCACTCATGCTGGCCCCGAAAGAAGGCGATGTGGTGCTCGATATGTGCGCCGCCCCCGGCAGCAAAACCGGCCTGCTTGCACGCTTGGTAGGGCGCGATGGATTTGTACTGGCCAGCGAACCTTCCAGCGATCGTCTGGCATTGCTGCGCCAGAACCTTCGCAAGGTACAGGCTGTGAACACCGCAACTGTACACTATGAGTCCCAGAAACTTCCCCTGCCCCCTTCAAGCTGGAAAACCATCCAACTCGACCCGCCATGCAGCGGCTGGGGCACTTTGAATAAAAACCCCAAGGCTATGGAAGTCTGGAAAGGCGAGAAGACTGTCCCGCTGGTCAACCTGCAACGCAAGCTGCTGACCAAAGCATACGAACTGCTCGCCCCCGGTGGCAGGCTGGTCTATTCCACCTGCACCACCAATGTTCAGGAAAACGAAGAACAGACCCGTTTTGCAACAGAAGAGCTGGGCTTTGAACTTTTCGACCTGCCCCGCCCCGAGGGATTCACCATCGCTGATCCGCTATTGCCTAATATGGACGGAGTGCTGCGCGTGGACGGTTCCGGAGGAGGTCAGGGATTTTACCTCTGCGGACTACGCAAGCCGGGCGATGAAGAGAAATATACACCGGACACCTGCAATCCTCCGGGCAAGAAAATCAATCTCAAGAAAACAGAAATCCCCGGCTCGGTTGACCTTTCAGCCCTGCCCGAAGGTGATATTTACGAATTCAAAGGCAAGGCCATGTTCCTGAACAAACACGCCCTTGAAATTCTGCCCAAAGAATTGCGCTGGCAGGGTTTCCACATTGGCAAATTTAACAGGGACAAATTCAAGCCGGACCCTTTTGCGCGCTGCCTGCTGCCTGAAAAGCCGGACAGCTCGGCACTGGTAATTGAAAACCCGCAGGACATAGCCAATCTTCTGGCTGGACAAAGCCTGCCTGCTCCGGCAAAGGGCAAAGGCCCAGTCGGACTCTATTATAAAGATATGCTGCTCGGATTCACCGGAAAGAAAGGACCCCGGTTTATCTGGACAGATAAGTAA
- a CDS encoding class I fructose-bisphosphate aldolase, giving the protein MNGTNRRLKRLFDKESGNALILALDHGANEGMIDGLGSIQSILEALPSSGVQGVILNKGLAMHYGHLVPPDVNLIIQLNAGTRHGSPSYNKNIVCSISEALRLGADAVSMHVNIGNELEDRMLVDLGEITDEAHQFGIPVLATVLARGSQIVNEHDSSLVAHCIRIGAELGPDIVAVPYPNNGDTFMKAVAACPIPVLVTGGPLGQNVEGALNNTKAGLKSGCKGCCIGRNIFQTENPIESMEKYAKIAHKNANISDD; this is encoded by the coding sequence ATGAACGGAACTAACCGCCGCCTGAAAAGGCTTTTTGATAAAGAAAGCGGAAACGCGCTGATTCTGGCCCTCGACCACGGAGCCAACGAAGGCATGATAGATGGCCTCGGCTCCATCCAGTCCATCCTTGAAGCCCTGCCCTCATCCGGTGTGCAGGGGGTTATTCTCAACAAGGGACTGGCCATGCATTACGGCCATCTGGTGCCGCCGGACGTGAACCTGATCATCCAGCTTAATGCCGGAACAAGGCACGGCTCACCTTCTTACAACAAGAACATAGTCTGTTCCATTTCCGAAGCCCTTCGCCTCGGAGCGGATGCTGTTTCCATGCATGTAAACATCGGCAATGAACTGGAAGACCGCATGCTGGTGGACCTCGGCGAGATCACTGATGAAGCACATCAGTTTGGAATCCCGGTACTGGCAACTGTTCTCGCAAGAGGCAGCCAGATCGTAAACGAACATGATTCCAGCTTGGTAGCACACTGTATCCGCATCGGAGCGGAACTGGGACCGGACATCGTAGCCGTACCCTACCCCAATAACGGGGACACTTTCATGAAAGCCGTAGCAGCCTGCCCGATTCCGGTACTGGTCACCGGAGGGCCGCTTGGACAGAATGTTGAGGGTGCTCTGAACAACACAAAAGCGGGTTTAAAATCCGGTTGTAAGGGCTGTTGCATCGGCAGAAACATTTTCCAGACTGAAAACCCCATAGAAAGCATGGAAAAATACGCGAAAATTGCACATAAAAATGCAAACATTTCAGACGATTAA
- a CDS encoding class IV adenylate cyclase, translating to MSNNIEIKAHVSDPENLERRVKKLCGPRDSLLLQKDIFYKLNKYRVKLRNVNGVSELIIYKRKNSTGPKQSSYLRIPIPFPKFTHKVLKTIFGTRGIVEKKRTLFFYGKTRIHLDEVQKLGSFLEFEVVLGDKDSPSEGIEIANELMQRLEIERKDLIAESYIDLIEKLH from the coding sequence ATGTCGAACAACATTGAAATAAAAGCCCATGTCAGCGATCCAGAAAACTTAGAGCGAAGAGTTAAAAAGTTATGCGGGCCCCGAGACAGTTTGCTTTTACAAAAAGACATTTTTTACAAACTGAATAAATATCGCGTTAAACTGAGAAATGTGAATGGAGTCTCCGAACTCATTATATATAAACGGAAAAATTCAACAGGGCCAAAACAGTCCAGCTATTTACGTATCCCAATACCTTTTCCCAAATTTACGCACAAAGTATTAAAAACAATTTTTGGAACAAGGGGGATAGTCGAAAAGAAAAGAACCCTCTTTTTTTATGGAAAGACAAGAATACATTTGGATGAAGTCCAGAAACTTGGCTCTTTTTTGGAGTTCGAAGTAGTATTAGGCGACAAGGACTCACCATCAGAAGGCATTGAGATAGCCAACGAATTAATGCAGCGCCTTGAAATTGAGAGGAAAGACCTTATTGCTGAGTCATACATAGATCTCATCGAAAAATTGCACTAA
- a CDS encoding putative quinol monooxygenase, whose protein sequence is MIYLSASFQAKEGKEVELEKLLSGMVPETAREKGVLEYRLHRLDSSEREFFFYEKYESQEALDSHLASAHYKSLVKNLDGLLESPPAVEMYTLLGSIPEGSEGEN, encoded by the coding sequence ATGATTTATTTAAGCGCGTCTTTTCAGGCCAAAGAAGGAAAAGAAGTTGAATTGGAAAAGTTACTCTCAGGCATGGTTCCCGAGACAGCTAGAGAAAAAGGTGTTCTGGAGTATAGATTGCACAGGCTCGATAGTTCTGAACGGGAATTTTTCTTTTATGAAAAATATGAGAGTCAGGAAGCTTTAGATTCTCACCTTGCATCAGCCCACTATAAGAGTCTTGTAAAGAACCTTGATGGTTTGCTGGAAAGCCCTCCGGCAGTGGAGATGTACACTCTTCTGGGATCTATCCCGGAGGGGAGTGAAGGGGAGAACTAA
- a CDS encoding helix-turn-helix transcriptional regulator produces the protein MSERLEYKPLNRWRYPRKELQPYVDRYWEWSGQSLSDEALPRILPGTGKELFFHYGEPFTYELDAGAKSFLSPSHLVCLRSKVATFFPMETSGFISIRFKTGMFRSFCKISPFEIKDTLASGVDLFGKSASELGERIVEAGSFDERVALLEDFLIAHLVCESNEERLIPFAADSLYYGHSVLNSKLVSESVGLGIRQFQRRFKREVGVTPKQYMCLARFQQTVRACLLGDHANMLDCALAHGYYDQAHFIHDFKNYTGYSPSDLLGSETRMTHFYNTSRPRLC, from the coding sequence ATGTCTGAAAGATTAGAATATAAGCCGTTAAACCGATGGCGCTATCCGCGAAAAGAGTTGCAGCCTTATGTGGACCGTTACTGGGAGTGGTCAGGGCAGTCCCTCTCGGACGAGGCGTTGCCTCGAATTTTGCCGGGTACTGGCAAGGAATTGTTCTTCCATTATGGTGAGCCGTTTACGTATGAACTTGATGCAGGCGCCAAAAGCTTTTTATCGCCTAGTCATCTGGTCTGTTTGCGTTCAAAGGTTGCTACTTTTTTTCCTATGGAGACTTCCGGATTTATCTCCATAAGGTTCAAGACCGGGATGTTCAGGTCGTTCTGTAAAATATCTCCTTTTGAAATAAAGGATACACTGGCAAGCGGTGTGGATTTGTTCGGTAAAAGTGCTTCTGAGCTTGGAGAGCGTATTGTTGAGGCAGGGAGTTTTGATGAACGTGTGGCTTTGCTTGAAGATTTCCTGATCGCTCATCTGGTCTGTGAATCTAATGAAGAGAGGCTGATACCTTTTGCTGCTGATAGTCTATATTACGGGCATTCTGTTCTAAATTCAAAATTGGTTTCTGAAAGTGTGGGGTTGGGTATCAGGCAGTTTCAGCGAAGGTTTAAGAGAGAAGTCGGGGTAACTCCCAAGCAGTACATGTGTCTTGCCAGATTTCAACAGACAGTCCGGGCTTGCCTGCTCGGTGATCATGCAAACATGCTCGATTGTGCGCTTGCTCACGGATATTACGATCAGGCCCATTTTATACACGATTTTAAGAACTATACGGGCTATTCTCCATCAGATCTTTTAGGTTCAGAGACCCGCATGACGCATTTTTACAATACCAGCAGGCCGCGTCTTTGCTAG